One genomic region from uncultured Cohaesibacter sp. encodes:
- the cobU gene encoding bifunctional adenosylcobinamide kinase/adenosylcobinamide-phosphate guanylyltransferase, with protein MKTHSARTTLVVGGARSGKSAFAQKLCEDSPFNLIYVATSPVFADDKEMTARIQKHKDDRGPRWQAIEEEIAIDRIVKEHNSADTVLLIDCATLWLNNLIYHDLPLQDHVNSFLDAMAETHAHVVIVSNEVGQGIVPTAPEVRQFRDHQGRLNQQLAEACERVVEVRCGLPMLLKPNDQPKIIL; from the coding sequence ATGAAGACGCATTCCGCACGCACAACCCTTGTTGTCGGCGGAGCAAGATCTGGCAAAAGCGCATTTGCTCAGAAGCTCTGTGAAGACAGTCCCTTCAATCTGATCTATGTGGCGACATCACCAGTCTTTGCTGACGACAAGGAGATGACGGCGCGAATCCAGAAGCACAAGGATGACCGGGGGCCACGCTGGCAAGCGATCGAAGAAGAAATCGCCATTGATCGCATCGTAAAGGAGCATAATAGCGCTGATACGGTTCTGCTGATCGATTGTGCCACTCTATGGCTTAACAATTTGATTTATCATGATTTACCCCTGCAGGACCATGTGAACAGCTTTCTGGATGCCATGGCGGAAACGCATGCGCATGTTGTTATCGTTTCAAATGAAGTGGGACAGGGGATCGTGCCGACCGCTCCGGAAGTCCGACAGTTCCGAGATCATCAGGGCAGATTGAACCAGCAACTTGCTGAAGCCTGTGAGCGGGTTGTTGAAGTGCGCTGCGGCTTACCCATGCTTCTCAAACCGAACGATCAACCAAAGATCATACTTTAA
- a CDS encoding DUF2497 domain-containing protein, with the protein MSNSSAAQEPSMEEILASIRRIISDEEAAIGDEATPAKEPEADPDEAMSQEALDALFDEPAPQPEPEPEEEEEEIDMAAAMAAMEEEAPEEEDVLELSSEWQESDFVEPQEDDVMFANAEQAAKEPEPEETAPLEDIVNQKLEEAVPEALQSAFSSASMPDGPLPNVERGAPLVSDDTSQKVTSAFGDLTHTILNNNSRTIENVVEDMLRPMLKAWLDQNLPVMVERLVRAEIERVSRGEQRYR; encoded by the coding sequence ATGTCAAATTCCAGCGCAGCTCAAGAACCTTCCATGGAGGAGATTCTCGCTTCCATCCGCAGGATTATCTCGGATGAAGAAGCTGCTATCGGAGATGAAGCAACTCCGGCCAAAGAGCCAGAGGCAGATCCCGATGAAGCCATGAGTCAGGAAGCCCTCGACGCTCTGTTTGACGAGCCGGCTCCGCAGCCGGAACCGGAACCTGAAGAAGAGGAAGAAGAAATCGACATGGCCGCTGCTATGGCAGCCATGGAAGAAGAAGCCCCCGAGGAAGAAGACGTTCTTGAGCTTTCTTCCGAATGGCAGGAATCTGATTTCGTCGAACCTCAAGAAGATGACGTCATGTTCGCCAATGCAGAGCAGGCGGCCAAGGAACCTGAGCCGGAAGAAACAGCTCCGCTTGAGGATATCGTCAATCAGAAGCTGGAAGAGGCTGTTCCTGAAGCTCTTCAGTCCGCCTTCAGTTCCGCTTCAATGCCCGATGGACCGCTGCCGAATGTCGAACGCGGCGCGCCTCTGGTCTCCGATGACACGTCTCAAAAGGTCACCAGTGCCTTTGGTGATTTGACTCATACAATCCTGAACAACAACTCACGCACGATTGAGAATGTTGTCGAAGACATGTTGCGCCCGATGCTCAAGGCATGGCTTGACCAGAATCTGCCTGTGATGGTGGAACGTCTGGTGCGTGCGGAAATCGAACGAGTGTCCAGGGGCGAGCAGCGTTACCGCTGA
- the cbiB gene encoding adenosylcobinamide-phosphate synthase CbiB: protein MISFGGLFAGAVLLALLLDAIFGEPDWLWRRMPHPVVFFGRAISFFETRFNRPKDQSALSGRLAGAFSLTVLLLLGCALGTGIQLGLMTLGGIGYVLIAVIASTLLAQKSLYEHVERVAVPLSQSDLPGARTAVSMIVGRDTSKLDEAGVTRAAIESLAENYSDGIVAPLFWLVLFGLPGLICYKIVNTADSMIGHKNERYLYFGWAAARLDDVLNSIPARITMILLLFSPVSLHGDRAAAFQPWSRFFADARRHRSPNAGWPEGAMARRLDIALSGPRYYEGVLVDEPFVNDTGRRQIGADDIALALKLYSRACQCQFLIVAVLGVFALT from the coding sequence GTGATTTCCTTTGGTGGGCTGTTCGCAGGAGCAGTCCTTCTGGCTTTGCTTCTGGATGCGATTTTTGGTGAGCCTGATTGGCTATGGCGCCGGATGCCGCATCCGGTTGTTTTCTTCGGTAGAGCTATTTCCTTTTTCGAGACACGCTTCAATCGCCCCAAGGACCAAAGTGCCTTGTCGGGGAGGTTGGCGGGGGCTTTTTCCCTAACTGTCCTTCTTTTGCTTGGCTGCGCTCTGGGAACTGGGATACAGCTCGGGTTGATGACGCTTGGCGGCATTGGGTATGTCCTGATTGCAGTGATTGCATCAACCCTGCTGGCTCAGAAAAGCCTTTATGAGCATGTGGAGCGGGTCGCCGTGCCGCTTTCACAATCTGACTTACCTGGTGCACGCACTGCTGTTTCCATGATTGTCGGGCGCGACACCAGCAAGCTTGATGAGGCGGGTGTTACGCGTGCGGCCATAGAAAGCCTTGCGGAGAACTATTCCGATGGCATCGTTGCACCGCTTTTCTGGTTGGTGCTGTTCGGGCTGCCGGGCCTGATCTGCTATAAAATCGTCAACACGGCCGATAGCATGATTGGTCACAAGAATGAGCGCTATCTCTATTTCGGTTGGGCGGCAGCAAGGCTTGACGATGTGCTCAATTCCATTCCTGCGCGTATCACCATGATCCTGTTGCTTTTCTCGCCTGTTTCCCTGCATGGAGACCGAGCTGCCGCTTTTCAGCCCTGGAGCCGCTTCTTTGCCGATGCACGGCGCCATCGCTCTCCCAATGCCGGATGGCCAGAAGGCGCCATGGCGCGTAGGCTGGATATCGCCCTCTCCGGCCCACGCTATTATGAAGGCGTGTTGGTAGATGAGCCGTTTGTCAACGATACAGGGCGGCGGCAAATCGGAGCGGATGATATTGCGCTGGCTCTCAAGCTGTATAGCCGAGCCTGTCAGTGTCAGTTTTTGATTGTTGCGGTGCTGGGCGTCTTTGCCTTGACGTGA
- the cobD gene encoding threonine-phosphate decarboxylase CobD has translation MVASDDNIMMHGGDLSAAMNRYGGTREGWLDLSAGINHVSYPFDRDSALDSIGCLPTQADLVDCLAAARVAYNVPDEVSIVASSGTQSLIQSMPVLLGTNQSCLILGPTYSEHQRAMARAGVDVAMVNEVPKEFFPGDCLLVCNPNNPDGRTLESELLVELASKLHRQRGLLIVDEAFADVNPQLSVMPHLAEMPNCVILRSFGKFFGLSGIRLGFLMGHEVQISKIRDMLGPWAVSTPALRVGTQALSDLEWQKSQREKLQAQAELMDKVLDKRGLYTAGGTSLFRLVIKEDARDLHRKLAEMHIWSRIFDYRSDYIRFGIPIDQKAMNRFDEALGKVMYR, from the coding sequence ATGGTAGCCAGCGACGACAACATTATGATGCATGGGGGCGATCTGTCCGCTGCAATGAACCGATATGGTGGTACACGGGAAGGATGGCTTGATCTATCTGCTGGTATCAACCACGTTTCTTATCCGTTTGATAGAGATTCTGCTCTGGATTCAATTGGTTGTCTTCCTACGCAAGCAGATTTGGTCGATTGCCTTGCAGCTGCGCGTGTGGCCTACAATGTTCCTGATGAAGTTTCGATTGTTGCTTCGTCCGGGACGCAGTCTCTTATCCAGTCCATGCCGGTGCTGTTGGGAACCAATCAAAGCTGCCTCATTCTCGGGCCAACCTATTCTGAGCATCAGCGCGCCATGGCACGTGCCGGCGTTGATGTGGCTATGGTCAATGAAGTGCCGAAGGAATTCTTCCCTGGCGATTGCCTGCTGGTTTGCAACCCGAACAATCCCGATGGTCGAACACTGGAATCAGAGTTGCTGGTTGAATTGGCGAGCAAGCTGCATCGTCAGCGGGGGCTGCTCATCGTTGATGAGGCTTTTGCCGATGTGAACCCTCAGTTGAGCGTAATGCCGCATCTGGCCGAGATGCCAAACTGCGTCATTTTGCGCTCCTTTGGCAAATTCTTTGGCCTTTCCGGTATCCGGCTCGGCTTCCTCATGGGGCATGAAGTCCAGATCAGCAAGATTCGCGATATGCTGGGCCCTTGGGCTGTTTCCACCCCTGCCCTGCGTGTTGGCACTCAGGCGCTTAGTGATCTGGAATGGCAAAAGAGCCAGCGTGAAAAGCTGCAGGCTCAAGCCGAGCTTATGGACAAGGTGCTGGATAAACGCGGTCTCTATACCGCTGGTGGCACTTCGCTTTTCCGTCTGGTGATCAAGGAAGATGCGCGCGATCTTCACCGCAAGCTGGCTGAAATGCACATTTGGTCACGTATCTTCGACTATCGCTCCGATTATATCCGTTTCGGTATACCTATCGATCAGAAAGCGATGAACCGATTTGACGAAGCACTTGGCAAGGTTATGTATCGGTGA
- a CDS encoding ATP-binding protein — MTAKTLADIAAILKDIHASIERAVPPIPEDADLGAADAFVWHADPVPHLQAVSKVNRVELSLLKAVDRNRDMILENTQRFAKGLPANNALLWGARGMGKSSLVKACHAAVNKELEGKTTALKLIEIAREDIDSLPILMNILREHKERCILFCDDLSFDTGETAYKSLKAVLDGGIEGRPGNVLFYATSNRRHLMPRDMIENERSTSINPSEAVQEKVSLSDRFGLWIGFHNCSQNDYLAMVEGYVTEYGIKVDADELRASALEWATTRGSRSGRVAWQFIQDLAGAKGVQIS, encoded by the coding sequence ATGACTGCCAAAACACTTGCTGATATCGCAGCAATTCTGAAAGACATCCACGCCAGTATTGAGCGCGCCGTGCCCCCTATTCCCGAAGATGCAGATCTTGGAGCGGCAGATGCCTTTGTCTGGCATGCCGATCCAGTGCCGCATTTGCAGGCGGTTAGCAAGGTGAACCGGGTTGAGCTTTCTCTCCTCAAGGCGGTGGATCGCAACCGCGATATGATCCTTGAAAATACCCAGAGGTTTGCCAAGGGCTTGCCCGCTAACAATGCCCTTCTCTGGGGTGCGCGTGGCATGGGGAAGAGTTCGCTTGTGAAGGCTTGTCATGCGGCGGTCAACAAAGAGCTGGAAGGCAAGACCACCGCTCTCAAGCTGATAGAGATTGCACGCGAGGATATCGATAGTCTGCCTATTCTGATGAATATCCTTAGAGAGCATAAAGAGCGCTGCATTCTCTTCTGTGATGACTTGTCGTTTGACACTGGCGAGACGGCCTATAAGTCGCTCAAGGCGGTCTTGGACGGGGGGATCGAAGGCCGTCCGGGCAATGTATTGTTTTATGCGACCTCGAACCGTCGCCATTTGATGCCACGGGACATGATCGAGAATGAACGATCAACCTCGATCAACCCAAGTGAGGCCGTACAGGAGAAGGTATCCCTCTCCGATCGTTTCGGACTCTGGATCGGGTTTCACAATTGCTCGCAGAATGACTATCTGGCGATGGTTGAGGGCTATGTGACCGAATATGGTATTAAGGTGGATGCGGATGAGTTGCGTGCTTCTGCGCTAGAATGGGCAACAACACGGGGATCACGCTCAGGCCGTGTAGCCTGGCAGTTTATTCAGGATCTCGCTGGCGCCAAGGGTGTGCAGATTTCGTAA
- a CDS encoding protein-L-isoaspartate O-methyltransferase, with protein sequence MIQFDQARRNMVDNQIRTTDVTSYAILKAFLSVPREKFVPETKRDLAYSDADIRVSDTRVMTQPSPLARMLQLADIKPDDLVLIIGSGSGYTAAIASWLSNTVVAVESDETLAAAAEAAISDLGYDNVAVIPGDVKEGVPSEGPYDVIFINGTVEEVPQSLLMQLKDGGTLVAAKGNKNMAEAVRILRKGDNFSSISAFDTNAPVLQEFQKPQVFHF encoded by the coding sequence ATGATCCAGTTCGATCAAGCGCGGCGTAACATGGTGGACAATCAGATCCGCACAACCGATGTAACGTCCTACGCCATTCTGAAAGCCTTCCTGTCGGTGCCTCGCGAAAAGTTTGTCCCAGAAACCAAACGGGATTTGGCCTACTCGGATGCAGACATCCGGGTTTCAGATACACGGGTCATGACACAGCCATCTCCGCTAGCAAGAATGTTACAACTGGCCGATATAAAACCCGATGATCTCGTTCTGATCATTGGGTCTGGGTCTGGTTACACGGCCGCTATCGCATCTTGGCTCTCCAACACTGTGGTTGCCGTAGAAAGCGATGAAACGTTAGCAGCAGCTGCTGAAGCTGCCATTTCGGATCTGGGCTATGACAATGTCGCAGTGATTCCGGGCGACGTGAAAGAGGGAGTTCCTTCGGAAGGCCCTTATGATGTCATATTCATCAATGGCACCGTGGAGGAGGTTCCTCAATCCCTTCTTATGCAGTTAAAAGACGGCGGAACTCTAGTCGCAGCCAAGGGCAATAAAAACATGGCCGAAGCAGTGCGCATTTTGCGCAAGGGAGACAATTTTTCCAGCATTTCCGCCTTTGACACCAACGCGCCAGTTTTGCAAGAATTCCAGAAGCCACAAGTCTTTCATTTCTAA
- a CDS encoding sensor domain-containing diguanylate cyclase — MTCTELRRLQELKRYAILDTEPEETFDRITRLTRDLFDTPIALISLVDENRQWFKSKQGLQLDETTREGSFCASALESGYPLVVEDTLLDKRFKDAEIVQGPLGIRFYAGVPLTSPSGNQLGVLCIMDDKPRKLSRDQLANLYDMGRVVIDEIELRSLATFDCLTGLQQRQGFWLKARQELERSKRYDSDLSLILFDIDGFKKVNDSYGHAAADRVLQQIADICRSQVRVFDTPARIGGEKFTILLPQTEIGDAFEIAERIRTSIANMPTHYRSQDIFVTTSFGVASINTSKVYSVTELLRVADKCLSQAKSKGRNRTVAVAA, encoded by the coding sequence GTGACTTGCACTGAACTGCGCCGCCTGCAGGAATTGAAGCGCTATGCTATTCTGGATACCGAACCAGAAGAAACATTTGACCGCATTACACGCCTGACCAGAGATCTGTTCGATACGCCAATTGCTCTTATTTCCCTGGTGGATGAAAACCGCCAATGGTTCAAATCCAAGCAGGGTCTACAGCTGGACGAAACGACAAGAGAAGGGTCTTTTTGCGCTAGCGCATTGGAGAGCGGTTACCCGCTCGTTGTTGAAGACACCTTGCTGGATAAACGTTTCAAAGATGCCGAAATTGTCCAGGGCCCGCTCGGAATTCGCTTTTATGCAGGCGTGCCTTTGACGTCTCCCTCGGGCAATCAACTTGGCGTCCTATGCATCATGGACGACAAACCACGCAAGCTTTCACGCGATCAACTGGCCAATCTTTATGACATGGGGCGTGTTGTCATCGACGAAATAGAACTCAGATCATTGGCAACGTTCGATTGTCTGACTGGATTGCAACAAAGACAAGGCTTCTGGCTTAAGGCGCGTCAAGAGTTGGAGCGCTCGAAACGATATGATTCAGATCTGAGCTTGATCCTTTTCGATATAGATGGCTTCAAGAAGGTGAATGATTCTTATGGCCATGCAGCCGCAGACAGGGTTTTGCAGCAGATCGCAGACATCTGTCGCAGCCAGGTTCGTGTATTTGATACACCGGCTCGCATTGGAGGAGAAAAGTTCACAATTTTGTTGCCACAGACAGAAATAGGCGATGCCTTCGAGATTGCAGAACGAATCCGCACCAGCATAGCAAACATGCCAACCCACTATCGCAGTCAGGATATTTTCGTTACCACCAGCTTCGGCGTAGCATCCATCAACACAAGCAAGGTCTATTCTGTTACGGAATTGTTACGTGTCGCGGATAAATGTCTCTCACAGGCAAAAAGCAAGGGCCGTAATAGAACTGTTGCGGTTGCAGCCTGA
- a CDS encoding TolC family outer membrane protein, whose product MARLRTISLCALTALLCNAHGASAENLSNALSLAYSNNPTLNAARAGLRATDENVPQALSAYRPTISGSGSASRTWSNYEYRSGYLENNQLNTVSLGLQVQQILYRGNRTKNGVKQAEAAIQAARESLKSTEQSVLLEVATAYMDILQNQAILELRKQNVAFLREQARSAKDRFAVGETINTDVNQAEASLAAAISLVHAAEANLTASRATYEQLVGKKASTLVAGYSVDNLFPKSLNAAISQGLSKHPSIQSAKYNVDVAELDVKIAEGALLPTVSVTGEAGRSWSNNINSTNVDGATNSASITGAISIPLYSGGANHSAVRQAKETLGQARIQLDLARAQIRASIASSWASLQASIPSITAAQAQVKAARLATEGVIEEQKVGQRTLLDVLDQQEDLISARIALVQAQHDRIVASFSVASATGNLSATNLKLKVQRYDPTEHYNAVRDKWVGLRTPDGR is encoded by the coding sequence GTGGCTAGGCTTCGGACAATTTCGCTATGTGCTTTAACTGCACTGCTATGCAACGCGCATGGCGCTTCTGCTGAAAATCTTTCAAACGCATTGTCGCTTGCATATAGCAACAACCCGACGCTCAACGCGGCGCGCGCCGGTCTGCGCGCAACCGATGAAAATGTACCTCAGGCATTGTCGGCTTACCGCCCAACGATCAGCGGTTCTGGATCGGCATCGCGCACTTGGTCGAATTACGAATATCGCTCCGGATATCTGGAAAACAATCAGCTGAACACCGTCAGCCTGGGCCTTCAGGTCCAGCAGATTCTTTACCGTGGCAACCGAACAAAGAATGGTGTGAAGCAAGCGGAAGCCGCAATTCAGGCCGCCCGTGAAAGTCTCAAAAGCACAGAACAGTCCGTTTTGCTCGAAGTAGCCACAGCCTATATGGATATTCTGCAGAATCAGGCCATTCTTGAGCTTCGCAAACAGAATGTTGCTTTTCTAAGAGAGCAGGCCCGTTCAGCGAAAGACCGTTTTGCTGTTGGTGAAACCATCAACACCGATGTCAATCAGGCTGAAGCCAGTTTGGCAGCGGCAATTTCTTTGGTCCATGCCGCCGAGGCAAACCTAACGGCTAGCCGCGCGACATATGAACAGCTGGTTGGCAAAAAGGCCAGCACGCTTGTCGCAGGCTATTCTGTTGATAATCTGTTCCCGAAATCCCTGAATGCAGCCATTAGTCAGGGCCTCTCCAAACACCCTTCCATTCAGTCGGCAAAATACAATGTCGATGTTGCAGAGTTGGATGTAAAGATTGCTGAGGGCGCATTGCTCCCCACAGTTTCCGTTACAGGAGAGGCTGGCAGAAGCTGGTCCAACAACATCAACAGCACCAATGTTGACGGCGCAACCAACAGCGCCTCCATTACCGGTGCAATCAGCATTCCACTCTATTCCGGTGGTGCGAATCATTCAGCTGTCCGCCAAGCCAAGGAAACCCTCGGCCAAGCGCGCATCCAGCTAGATCTGGCACGCGCACAAATCCGCGCCAGCATCGCGTCATCCTGGGCCTCATTGCAGGCCAGCATACCATCCATCACCGCAGCTCAGGCTCAGGTTAAAGCCGCACGCTTGGCTACGGAAGGTGTTATCGAAGAACAGAAGGTCGGTCAGCGTACGCTGCTCGATGTTCTTGACCAACAGGAAGACCTGATCTCGGCACGCATTGCTTTGGTTCAGGCTCAGCACGACCGTATTGTTGCCTCCTTCTCTGTTGCCTCGGCAACTGGCAACCTCTCGGCGACCAACCTGAAACTAAAAGTTCAGCGCTATGATCCAACGGAACATTATAATGCCGTTCGCGACAAATGGGTTGGCTTGCGCACGCCGGATGGACGCTGA
- a CDS encoding valine--tRNA ligase, whose translation MLEKTFDAATVEPRLYDEWEKAGAFKAGAGKKDGQDSFSIVIPPPNVTGSLHMGHALNNTLQDVMIRYNRMKGLDVLWQPGMDHAGIATQMVVERQLAANNEPDRRSMGREAFVDRVWQWKGESGGTIFNQLRRLGATADWSRERFTMDEGLSKAVQKVFIQLYNEGLIYRGKRLVNWDPKFETAISDLEVENKEVDGHMWHFKYPLAGGETYTYVEKDEDGNVLFTEERDYISIATTRPETMLGDGAVAVHPSDERYAPIVGKLCEIPVGPKEHRRLIPIIRDEYPDPDFGSGAVKITGAHDFNDYQVARRNKIPCYRLMDVQASMRADGAPYAECATKALEIAKTGELPGEREVDEINLVPDEYRGLDRFEARKQIVDAINAEGLCVFAKDEEGNDVPFVENKKIMQPFGDRSGVVIEPMLTDQWFADAKTLAGPAIDSVREGRTKFVPQNWEKTYFEWMENIEPWCISRQLWWGHRIPAWFGPDDHIFVAHDDAEAAEQAKAHYGKDVDLKRDEDVLDTWFSSALWPFSTLGWPDKTPELERYYQTDVLVTGFDIIFFWVARMMMMSMHFMKEEPFHTVYVHALVRDEHGAKMSKSKGNVIDPLDLVDEYGADAVRFTLTAMAAQGRDIKLATSRVAGYRNFGTKLWNATRFTQMNGCERTADFDPSTVKETVNQWIVTELAKAAKDVSDAIESYRFNDAANTLYRFVWNLYCDWYIELSKPVLQAEGESAAKSETQACAAWVLDQICLLLHPIMPFITEELWAETGKTGPARKGLLILEDWPSYDIKDTGAADDINWLVDMITAIRSIRSEMNIKPSTQLKLEVVGASDETKARLAAHDAIIKRLARVEDIKVSDAVPQGSAQVVVHEATVALPLAGIIDLDAEKARLEKDLDKIAKVAEKFEKKLGNEKFVANAPAEIVEEQKAKLAEQNELKAKVQEALDRILAAL comes from the coding sequence ATGCTTGAAAAAACTTTTGATGCGGCGACCGTAGAGCCGCGCCTTTATGATGAATGGGAAAAAGCCGGCGCATTCAAAGCCGGCGCTGGCAAGAAGGATGGACAGGACAGCTTCTCCATCGTCATCCCACCGCCGAACGTCACCGGCTCTTTGCACATGGGGCATGCCCTGAACAATACCCTTCAGGATGTCATGATCCGCTATAACCGCATGAAGGGGCTGGATGTCCTCTGGCAACCGGGTATGGACCATGCTGGCATCGCAACGCAGATGGTTGTCGAACGCCAGCTGGCCGCCAACAACGAACCAGATCGCCGCTCCATGGGGCGCGAGGCCTTTGTTGATCGCGTCTGGCAGTGGAAAGGCGAATCCGGAGGCACCATCTTCAACCAGTTGCGTCGCCTTGGCGCCACCGCTGACTGGTCTCGCGAACGCTTCACCATGGATGAGGGCCTCTCCAAGGCCGTTCAGAAGGTTTTCATTCAACTTTACAATGAAGGCCTGATCTACCGTGGCAAACGTCTGGTCAACTGGGACCCGAAATTTGAAACCGCGATTTCCGATCTCGAAGTCGAGAATAAGGAAGTCGACGGCCATATGTGGCACTTCAAATATCCGCTCGCAGGTGGTGAAACCTACACCTATGTCGAGAAGGATGAAGACGGCAACGTCCTCTTCACCGAAGAACGCGACTATATCTCTATTGCTACGACCCGTCCTGAAACCATGCTGGGCGATGGTGCCGTTGCGGTTCATCCGTCCGATGAGCGCTATGCGCCAATCGTTGGCAAGCTTTGCGAAATTCCGGTTGGACCGAAAGAGCATCGCCGCCTGATCCCGATCATTCGTGACGAATACCCCGATCCGGACTTCGGCTCTGGTGCTGTTAAAATCACCGGCGCACATGATTTCAACGACTATCAGGTTGCCCGACGCAACAAGATCCCATGCTATCGTCTGATGGATGTTCAGGCATCCATGCGCGCTGATGGCGCTCCTTATGCCGAATGCGCAACCAAGGCTCTGGAAATCGCCAAGACTGGCGAATTGCCCGGCGAACGCGAAGTGGATGAAATCAACCTCGTTCCTGACGAATATCGCGGTCTTGATCGCTTCGAAGCCCGCAAGCAGATCGTTGACGCCATCAACGCTGAAGGCCTTTGCGTTTTCGCCAAGGATGAAGAAGGCAACGACGTTCCATTCGTTGAAAACAAGAAGATCATGCAGCCCTTCGGTGACCGCTCCGGCGTTGTCATCGAACCCATGCTGACAGACCAATGGTTTGCCGACGCCAAGACCCTTGCAGGTCCGGCGATCGACTCGGTCAGGGAAGGGCGCACCAAGTTCGTTCCGCAGAATTGGGAAAAGACCTATTTCGAGTGGATGGAAAATATCGAACCATGGTGTATTTCCCGTCAGCTCTGGTGGGGCCATCGCATTCCGGCCTGGTTCGGCCCGGATGATCACATCTTTGTTGCCCATGATGATGCAGAAGCGGCCGAACAGGCCAAGGCGCATTATGGCAAGGATGTAGACCTGAAGCGCGACGAAGACGTGCTGGACACCTGGTTCTCCTCGGCGCTGTGGCCATTCTCCACCCTTGGCTGGCCTGACAAGACGCCCGAGCTGGAACGCTATTACCAGACCGACGTTCTGGTTACCGGCTTTGATATCATCTTCTTCTGGGTTGCCCGCATGATGATGATGTCCATGCACTTCATGAAGGAAGAGCCGTTCCACACCGTTTATGTTCATGCGCTGGTGCGCGATGAGCATGGCGCCAAGATGTCCAAATCCAAAGGCAACGTCATCGATCCGCTCGATCTGGTTGACGAATATGGTGCGGACGCCGTTCGCTTCACCCTGACGGCCATGGCCGCACAGGGGCGCGACATCAAGCTGGCCACCAGCCGCGTTGCAGGCTACCGCAACTTCGGCACCAAGCTTTGGAACGCAACCCGCTTCACCCAGATGAATGGCTGCGAACGCACCGCTGATTTTGATCCATCCACCGTTAAGGAAACAGTCAACCAGTGGATCGTTACCGAGTTGGCCAAAGCCGCAAAAGACGTGTCTGACGCCATTGAATCCTATCGCTTCAATGATGCAGCCAATACGCTTTACCGCTTTGTCTGGAACCTTTATTGCGACTGGTACATCGAGCTTTCCAAACCTGTACTGCAGGCCGAAGGCGAGAGCGCAGCCAAGAGCGAAACACAGGCTTGTGCGGCTTGGGTTTTGGACCAGATCTGTCTGCTTCTGCATCCGATCATGCCATTCATCACGGAAGAACTCTGGGCAGAAACCGGTAAAACCGGTCCGGCTCGCAAGGGTCTGCTCATTCTGGAAGACTGGCCGAGCTATGACATCAAGGACACAGGCGCAGCTGATGACATCAACTGGCTTGTCGACATGATCACTGCCATTCGGTCTATCCGGTCTGAGATGAATATCAAGCCGTCTACCCAACTCAAGCTTGAAGTTGTTGGTGCATCAGATGAAACCAAGGCCCGCCTTGCTGCCCATGATGCTATCATCAAACGTCTGGCCCGCGTTGAGGACATTAAGGTCTCTGACGCAGTGCCGCAAGGCTCAGCTCAGGTTGTTGTTCATGAAGCAACCGTTGCGCTGCCGCTGGCAGGCATCATCGATCTGGATGCGGAAAAGGCTCGTCTCGAAAAAGACCTCGACAAGATCGCCAAGGTCGCAGAAAAATTCGAGAAGAAGCTGGGCAACGAGAAATTCGTTGCCAACGCTCCGGCAGAGATTGTTGAAGAGCAGAAAGCCAAACTGGCCGAGCAAAATGAACTGAAAGCCAAGGTTCAGGAAGCCCTCGACCGCATTTTGGCCGCTCTCTAG
- the yajC gene encoding preprotein translocase subunit YajC, with amino-acid sequence MFVTPAYAQGAGAAAGPEFLISVLPFILIFVIMYFLIIRPQRQQMKKHAELISNVRRGDTIVSNGGIVGKVTNATDESEITVEIAEGVKIKLMRKSIAEVRSKSEPAGDAK; translated from the coding sequence ATGTTTGTAACGCCAGCTTATGCACAGGGCGCAGGTGCCGCCGCCGGTCCGGAATTCCTGATTTCCGTTTTGCCGTTCATCCTGATTTTCGTGATCATGTATTTCCTGATCATTCGTCCGCAGCGTCAGCAGATGAAAAAGCACGCAGAACTGATTTCAAATGTTCGTCGTGGCGACACAATCGTCTCCAATGGCGGCATTGTCGGCAAAGTGACCAATGCGACAGACGAAAGCGAAATTACTGTCGAAATCGCAGAAGGCGTAAAGATCAAATTGATGCGCAAGTCGATTGCCGAAGTCCGCTCCAAGAGTGAGCCAGCTGGCGACGCTAAGTAA